A section of the Deltaproteobacteria bacterium genome encodes:
- a CDS encoding nodulation protein NfeD translates to MTARFRILFAAVLLLVALPSGNVLSAEPSRPKVLVATIAAPIGPVTADYLASVIERAEADNAALLVIELDTPGGLDTAMRQMVQGIIQSRVPVAVYVSPSGARSASAGVLITLAADVAAMAPGTNIGAAHPVNLGGGSMDNTMSRKVENDAAAYARSLAVRSGRNADWAESAVRESASLSGKDALERKVIDLVSPSLADLLDRVDGRT, encoded by the coding sequence GTGACCGCTCGCTTCCGGATCCTCTTCGCAGCCGTTCTTCTTCTGGTGGCGCTCCCGTCCGGGAACGTGCTCTCCGCCGAGCCTTCTCGTCCGAAGGTGCTGGTGGCGACCATCGCCGCCCCGATCGGCCCCGTCACGGCCGACTACCTTGCTTCGGTGATCGAACGCGCGGAGGCGGACAACGCCGCGCTCCTCGTGATCGAGCTGGACACCCCCGGCGGGCTCGACACCGCGATGCGACAGATGGTGCAGGGGATCATCCAGTCCCGCGTCCCCGTGGCGGTGTACGTCTCCCCGTCGGGAGCGCGCTCCGCCTCGGCGGGGGTCCTGATCACGCTCGCCGCCGACGTGGCCGCGATGGCCCCGGGCACCAACATCGGCGCCGCGCACCCGGTCAACCTGGGAGGCGGATCGATGGACAACACCATGTCGCGGAAGGTGGAGAACGACGCCGCGGCGTACGCGCGCTCCCTCGCCGTCCGTTCGGGGCGCAACGCCGACTGGGCCGAGAGCGCCGTGCGGGAGAGCGCCTCCCTCTCCGGGAAGGACGCCCTCGAGAGGAAGGTGATCGACCTCGTGAGCCCGTCGCTGGCCGACCTGCTGGACCGGGTCGACGGCCGCACG
- a CDS encoding uracil-DNA glycosylase — translation MSGGVSRKLLAAWLREVGMDYLPAPPRGTAPRNADSRAPTPSPPGGETLDDIRAELAGCRGCPLCSGRSTVVFGVGNPRARLMFVGEGPGAEEDRQGEPFVGAAGKRLDRWIARIGLRREDVYIANIVKCRPPGNRVPFPEEAKSCKPFLARQIRAIRPEVICTLGATALNHLLDVEEKITKVRGRWRALDGIPVLPTYHPAYILRNASGEREVFEDFEAIARRLSLPAPR, via the coding sequence TTTCCCGGAAGCTGCTGGCGGCGTGGCTCCGGGAGGTGGGGATGGACTATCTTCCCGCTCCTCCCCGCGGGACCGCTCCCCGGAACGCCGATTCGCGCGCGCCGACGCCTTCGCCGCCCGGCGGGGAGACGCTGGACGACATCCGGGCGGAGCTCGCGGGCTGCCGGGGTTGCCCCCTGTGCTCCGGCAGGAGCACCGTCGTCTTCGGAGTCGGGAATCCGCGGGCGCGGCTGATGTTCGTGGGAGAAGGACCCGGCGCGGAGGAGGACCGGCAGGGGGAGCCGTTCGTCGGCGCCGCCGGGAAACGGCTCGACCGGTGGATCGCCCGGATCGGCCTCCGGCGCGAGGACGTCTACATCGCCAATATCGTGAAGTGCCGTCCTCCCGGGAACCGGGTGCCTTTTCCCGAGGAGGCGAAGTCGTGCAAGCCGTTCCTCGCGCGCCAGATCCGCGCGATCCGTCCGGAGGTGATCTGCACGCTCGGGGCGACCGCGCTGAACCATCTCCTCGACGTCGAGGAAAAGATCACGAAGGTCCGCGGCCGCTGGAGGGCGCTCGACGGGATACCCGTCCTTCCGACGTACCACCCCGCCTACATCCTTCGGAACGCCTCCGGCGAGCGCGAGGTGTTCGAGGATTTCGAGGCGATCGCCCGGCGCCTCTCCCTGCCCGCCCCGCGATGA
- a CDS encoding class I SAM-dependent rRNA methyltransferase: MSRKGEERLRHGHSWVFGDDLREVPEGMPPGQWVRVLSRSGEFLGTATANLGCRLALRRVSRGEAIPSRVFFESRLRGALDRRAWAGMGDERALRLVHSEGDFLPGLVVDRYGGVLSVQFLTAGMESAREEILDALEGVHAPRLIYERSEGGGRRLEGLPERRGAVRGGGPPMEEVETDGVRFLVDAEAGPKTGFFLDQRENRKIVRRLADGADVLDGFCAAGGFGLYALAGGSRSVLAIDSSKAAVAAAGENAARNGCADRWRGEAADLFQALRDLSVSGRRFDLVVLDPPSFTKSREGRDGAIRGYRDINRLGMSVLSPGGLLATSSCTQLVDVAKWTEALRDAASDAGADLSLVAWGGQPPDHPVLLSVPETGYLKFAVYRKLAQ, translated from the coding sequence GTGAGCCGAAAGGGGGAGGAACGGCTCCGTCACGGGCACTCCTGGGTATTCGGCGACGACCTCCGGGAGGTCCCGGAAGGGATGCCTCCGGGACAGTGGGTGCGCGTCCTTTCCCGGTCCGGGGAGTTTCTCGGCACCGCGACCGCCAACCTCGGGTGCCGCCTCGCGTTGCGCCGCGTGTCCCGCGGGGAGGCCATTCCCTCCCGCGTCTTCTTCGAATCGAGGCTCCGGGGCGCGCTCGACCGCCGCGCGTGGGCCGGGATGGGGGACGAGCGGGCGCTGCGCCTGGTCCACTCCGAGGGCGACTTCCTCCCCGGGCTGGTCGTGGACCGGTACGGCGGCGTCCTCTCGGTCCAGTTCCTGACCGCCGGCATGGAGTCCGCGCGGGAGGAGATCCTCGACGCGCTCGAGGGGGTGCACGCGCCGCGCCTGATCTACGAACGTTCGGAAGGGGGCGGACGCCGCCTCGAGGGGCTCCCGGAGAGAAGGGGAGCCGTCCGCGGGGGCGGCCCGCCGATGGAGGAGGTCGAGACCGACGGCGTGCGGTTCCTCGTGGACGCGGAAGCGGGCCCCAAGACCGGGTTCTTCCTCGACCAGCGGGAGAACCGGAAGATCGTTCGCCGCCTCGCGGACGGGGCGGACGTCCTGGACGGTTTCTGCGCGGCGGGGGGGTTCGGGCTGTACGCCCTCGCGGGAGGCTCCCGCAGCGTGCTGGCGATCGATTCGTCGAAGGCCGCCGTCGCGGCGGCCGGGGAGAACGCGGCGAGGAACGGCTGCGCCGACCGGTGGCGCGGCGAGGCGGCCGACCTGTTCCAGGCGCTCCGGGACCTCTCGGTATCCGGTCGGAGGTTCGACCTCGTCGTGCTGGACCCTCCTTCCTTCACCAAGTCCCGCGAGGGGCGCGACGGCGCCATCCGCGGCTACCGCGACATCAACCGGCTGGGGATGTCGGTCCTCTCCCCGGGAGGGCTCCTGGCCACATCGTCTTGCACGCAACTCGTCGATGTGGCCAAATGGACGGAGGCCCTCCGTGACGCCGCGTCCGACGCGGGCGCGGACCTTTCGCTGGTCGCCTGGGGAGGACAGCCGCCGGACCACCCGGTGCTGCTGTCGGTCCCCGAAACCGGGTACCTGAAGTTCGCCGTATACAGGAAACTTGCGCAGTGA